A DNA window from Sphingomonas changnyeongensis contains the following coding sequences:
- the metC gene encoding cystathionine beta-lyase — MSGDSGAGDGLDPATRLVLAGRRPEWTDALVNPPVWRGSTVLYGSVAEMRARQHDTHHKLYYGRRGTPTQWALADALTALEPGAAGTLLYPSGVAAIAAALMSVLSAGDELLMVDSAYEPTRSLCDGLLARMGIVTRYYDPLVGGGIAELIGPRTRAIFLESPGSLTFEVQDVPAIVAVARAHGITTLIDNSWATPLFLPALALGVDLSILSCTKYVVGHSDALLGSVTAAPGRWQALRQASYQLGQHVGPDDAWLGLRGLRTLGVRLAAHRDNGLRVARWLAEQPEVAAVLHPGLPGCPGHDLFARDFRGASGLFSFVLAGGDDAARVALIDGLKLFGIGYSWGGFESLAIPADPQSLRTATRFAAAGPLVRLHVGLEDPGDLIADLAAGLARFRALRDGSAHQP, encoded by the coding sequence GCTTGATCCCGCCACCCGCCTGGTGCTGGCCGGGCGGCGGCCCGAATGGACCGATGCCCTTGTCAACCCGCCGGTGTGGCGCGGTTCGACCGTGCTTTACGGCAGCGTCGCCGAAATGCGCGCGCGCCAGCACGACACGCATCACAAGCTTTATTACGGCCGGCGCGGCACGCCCACGCAATGGGCGCTCGCGGATGCGCTGACCGCGCTGGAGCCGGGGGCGGCGGGAACCCTGCTCTACCCCTCCGGCGTCGCGGCGATCGCGGCGGCGCTGATGAGCGTGCTGTCGGCGGGCGATGAACTGCTGATGGTCGACAGCGCCTATGAGCCGACGCGCAGCCTGTGCGACGGGCTGCTGGCGCGCATGGGCATCGTCACGCGCTATTACGACCCGCTGGTCGGCGGCGGCATTGCCGAACTGATCGGGCCGCGCACCCGTGCGATCTTTCTGGAAAGCCCGGGCAGCCTGACCTTCGAGGTGCAGGACGTGCCCGCCATCGTCGCGGTCGCGCGCGCGCACGGCATCACGACGCTCATCGACAACAGCTGGGCGACGCCGCTGTTCCTGCCCGCGCTGGCGCTGGGGGTCGATCTGTCGATCCTGTCCTGCACCAAATATGTCGTCGGCCATTCGGACGCGCTGCTCGGTTCGGTCACCGCCGCGCCGGGCCGCTGGCAGGCGCTGCGCCAGGCAAGCTATCAGCTTGGCCAGCATGTCGGGCCGGACGATGCCTGGCTGGGGCTGAGGGGGCTGCGCACGCTGGGCGTGCGGCTGGCCGCGCACCGCGACAATGGCCTGCGCGTCGCGCGCTGGCTGGCCGAACAGCCCGAAGTCGCCGCCGTGCTCCATCCGGGCCTGCCCGGCTGTCCGGGGCATGACCTGTTCGCGCGCGATTTCCGGGGCGCGAGCGGCCTGTTCTCGTTCGTGCTGGCGGGCGGCGACGATGCCGCCCGGGTCGCGCTGATCGACGGGCTGAAGCTGTTCGGCATCGGCTATAGCTGGGGCGGCTTTGAAAGCCTGGCCATTCCCGCTGATCCGCAGAGCCTGCGCACGGCGACGCGCTTTGCCGCCGCCGGGCCGCTCGTCCGCCTGCATGTCGGGCTTGAGGATCCCGGCGACCTGATCGCCGATCTCGCCGCCGGGCTGGCGCGCTTCCGCGCGCTCAGGGACGGATCAGCGCACCAGCCGTAA